The following proteins are co-located in the Siansivirga zeaxanthinifaciens CC-SAMT-1 genome:
- a CDS encoding HTH domain-containing protein: MDIRVINKIHERILKESTGTPKELAYALNVSERTVYNYIKFMRLELKAPIIYNRIKDTYEYETICNINFIHIESF; encoded by the coding sequence ATGGATATACGTGTTATTAATAAAATTCATGAAAGAATTCTAAAAGAAAGTACAGGTACCCCAAAAGAACTAGCGTATGCATTAAATGTATCCGAGCGAACAGTTTACAACTACATTAAGTTTATGAGGTTAGAACTAAAAGCACCTATTATATATAATAGAATAAAAGACACTTACGAATATGAAACAATTTGCAATATCAATTTTATTCACATTGAAAGTTTTTAA